The Filimonas lacunae genomic sequence TGGATGTGAACATGGATATTACCACTGACAGTACAGCTGCTTTTACTTTAATAATAGATGAAAGAAACGGCGATGCCTTAACATTAAGAGGTAGGGCCGATCTGGCAGGTGGTATTGACGAAAGTGGCAAAATGAGCCTTACCGGCAGTTACGAATTAAGCCAGGGCGCTTACCAGTTATCCTTAAGCGTACTGAAAAGAAAGTTTGATATACAGAAAGGAAGCACCATTACCTGGACAGGTGATCCTACTTCGGCACAGGTAGATATTACTGCAGCTTATTCAACCAATACACCTTCTATCGACCTGATGGCTTCGCAGGTTGCCGGTCGTTCACAAACCGAGCAAAACAGGTATAAAGAAAAGCTGCCTTTCCAGGTGTTGCTGAAAATGAAAGGGGAGTTGCTAAAGCCGGAAATTACTTTCGATATCACCCTGCCGGATGCTGAACTGGCGCAGTGGCCCGAAGTAGATACCAAACTGCAACAAGTACGCAACGATCCTTCCGAGCTGAACAAGCAGGTATTTGCTGTGTTATTGCTCAACCGCTTTGTGCAGGAAGATCCGCTGCAAAGTGATGCAGGTGGAACTACCGCAGCTAACATAGCCAAGCAAAGTGCCAGTAAAATATTGACTGATCAACTGAACCGTCTTACCGGTAGTTTGATTAAAGGAGTTGAGCTTTCCTTTGATTTAAATACCGACCAGGACTATACCACTGGTGTAGAGCAAGACAGAACGGAGTTGAATGTAGGGGTATCTAAAAAAATATTGAACGACAGGTTGCGGGTAAACGTGGGCAGCAACTTTGAGCTGGAAGGGCCGGCCAATACCAACAGGGAAACCTCTAATATAGCCGGAGACGTTTCGGTAGATTACCAGTTAAGTAAGGATGGCAGGTATATGTTACGGGCTTACCGTAAAAATCAGTATGAAGCTGTGGTAGAAGGACAGGTAATTGAAACCGGGCTCAGCTTTATCCTTACCTACGATTATAACCAGTTTAAAGAATTATTTACGGGGAGAAAAGAGCGCAGGCAGCGTCGTAAAACAATACGCCAGCAAAACAAGAATACAGAGCAGACTAAAAATAATTCCACCAATGGTGCTGCTGATAGCAAACCGGAAAACAAGCAATAGAAAAACAACATTACAGGATGAAAAGTATCGTTACCCTTTTATATGCAATAGTTATGATGGTGTTGGCCTGCGCCTGCAGCAATACCAAATACCTGAAGGGTAACCAGCAATTATATACTGGCGCCACTGTTAAAATAGAATCAACAGGTAAGGTGCCTAACAAAAAAGAATTGAAAAATGAACTGAGCGGTTTACTAAGGCCCGAACCTAATTCCAGTTTCCTGGGCTTAAAAATAAAACTGTGGGCTTATAATATAGCTGGCAACCCCACGGGTAAAGGATTGCGTTACTGGTTAAAGTATAAGTTTGGCGAACCGCCTGTACTGGCTTCTTTATCTGCCTTTGAAAAGAACAGGGCCATATTGCAGAACCGCCTGGAAAACCGGGGTTATTTTGGAGATACGGTCACTTTTGATACTTCTGTAAAAAGCAGGAGGGCTTATGTAACCTATACTGCTGCTGTGCGCGATCAGTATCAGTTGGGAAAAGTAACTTTTAAACTGGATTCCAGCGAACTGGGTAAAGGTATTGCGCGAACAACCCGCCGTTCACGTTTACGCCCGGGCAATCCTTACGATCTGGAAACGATTAAGGAAGAGCGCACACGTATAGATAACCGGTTAAAGCAAAAAGGCTTTTATTATTTTAATGAAGACTATCTGCTGGCTAAAGCGGACTCTACGGTGGGAGATAGTAAGGTGGATATAGCTATGCAGGTAAAGCCTGAAATGCCAACCAAAGCGGGGCTGCCTTATCGCATTAACGATATATATGTATATACGGATTATGACGCAAGAGATACCGCTTTCAGGCCCAGGGGAACTACACATATAGGTGGCTACACTATTATAGACCCGGAACATAAGTTTAAACCACAGATATTTAACCGCACACTGATATTTGATTCAGGCGATTTATATAACCGGGAAGCGCATAACCTGTCGTTAAACCGGTTAACTACCCTGGGTGTATTTAAGTATGTAAAAGCCCGTTTCCGGGAAGTGCCTAATGCTAAGCAGCCACTACTCAACGTGTATTACTACCTGACGCCTACGGAGAAAAAATCTATACGGTTTGAAGCTTCCGCATTAACCAAATCCAACAACGCCAATGGTGGTGAGGTGTCGGTAAACTGGCGTCACCGCAACCTGTTAAAAGGGGCAGAGCTGTTTGTGGTATCTACCTATGCAGGCCTGGAACAACAGCTGTCGGGGCAGGGCAATATTGCCACGCGGCGTATAGGGGCTACGGTAAGTATTTCTGTTCCACGGTTAATAACCCCGTTTGTACAGTTTAATACCAACAGTGGCTTTGTGCCTAAAACAAAGGCAGAGCTGGGCTATGAAATATATAACCGAAGCAACCAATATACACTTACTTCCTCTAAAGCTACTTTCGGTTATATCTTTAAAGAAAGCGCTCAGAAAGAGCATACGCTGAATCTTGTAAGTATTAACTACGTAAAACCAACAGATATTACCCCCGAGTTTCAGGCACAGCTGGATACCAATATCACACTGGCAAGAAGCATAGAACGGCAGTTTATTATAGGAACGAATTATAACTTCAATCTCAACACGCAGATTAACCCCAACCGCAAGCGCAATAATTTTTACTTTAATGGCAACATTGATTTATCCGGCAACCTGTTGGGCGCAATTACCGGTGCTAACATAGATAAAGGCAAAGAGCGGCAGATATTCAACACGCCTTTTTCGCAGTACACCAAGTTGGAAGCCGATTTCCGGCACTACCTTTCTTTTGGAAAGTTTAATCAGTTTGTGTCGCGTATTACAGCAGGGGTAGGGTTTGCCTATGGCAACAGCAGCACATTACCATTTATCAAGCAGTTTTTTGCTGGTGGTGTCAACGATATCCGGGCGTTTCGTTCCCGCTCGTTAGGACCGGGTACCTATTATGCAGGTAACCGCGCCGAAGTGGGCTTTTTACCCGATCAGCCCGGTGATGTAAAAATTGAAATGAATGCTGAATACCGCGCTAAACTGTTTTCCATAGTAAGAGGGGCTTTATTTATTGATGCGGGTAATATCTGGACGCGTCAGGCAGATACCGCCCGTAGGGGTTCGCAGTTTAGTAAAGACTTTTTAAAGGAGATGGCTGTGGGTGTTGGGGCCGGCCTGCGGTTTGATATCAGCATTTTGATTTTAAGGCTGGATCTGGCTTTTCCTATCCGCAAACCCTGGTTGCCCGAAAATGAACGCTGGGTGATTAAAAACATCGACCTGGGCAACTCAAAATGGCGTAAAGACAACCTCGTTTTCAACCTCGCTATCGGTTATCCCTTCTGATTTTACGTGTGTAAAATATACATTAAGGCCTTCATTTGTAAAAAAATGGTCGAAAATGAATACCTTTTTCTCATAAAACCACCTAAAACCCTACCTTTGCCGCCAAAATCGGAAAACCGGTTTTAAGGCTATAAAAATTATAACCTACTTAATACATTATGTCTAATAAAGGTAAGATCAAACAGGTAATTGGTGCCGTGGTGGACGTACAATTCGAAAACGGACTTCCCGACATCTATAATGCATTGGAAATTACAAAGCAATCTGGCGAGAAGCTGGTTCTGGAGGTGCAACAACACCTTGGACAAGACAGCGTTCGTACCATTGCGATGGACGGTACCGAAGGTCTGGTACGTGGAATGGCTGTTACCGATACCGGAAAAGCTATTGCAATGCCTACTGGTCCTGAAATCAATGGTCGTCTGTTTAACGTAACAGGTAACGCTATTGATGGTTTGCCAGAACTGAGCAAAGCAAATTCACGTCCAATTCACGCTTTACCTCCTAAGTTTGAAGACCTGAGCACAGCTACAGAAGTATTATTCACTGGTATCAAAGTAATTGACCTGATCGAGCCTTATGCAAAAGGTGGTAAAATCGGTTTGTTCGGTGGTGCGGGTGTAGGTAAAACCGTATTGATCCAGGAGTTGATCAACAACATCGCAAAAGGACACGGTGGTTTGTCTGTATTTGCTGGTGTGGGCGAAAGAACCCGTGAAGGTAATGACCTGTTACGTGAAATGATTGAAGCTGGTATTATGAAATACGGCGACAAATTCATTCACAGCATGGAAGAAGGTGGATGGGATTTAAGCTCAGTGGATATGGAAACCCTGAAAGAGTCAAAAGCTACTTTCGTATTCGGTCAAATGAACGAACCTCCGGGAGCCCGTGCACGTGTGGCATTAAGCGGTTTAACTATTGCGGAATATTTCCGTGATGGCGATGGCACCGGTAAAGGTAAAGACATCCTTTTCTTCGTTGATAATATCTTCCGTTTCACCCAGGCTGGTTCTGAAGTATCAGCGCTGTTAGGCCGTATGCCTTCAGCGGTAGGTTAT encodes the following:
- the tamL gene encoding translocation and assembly module lipoprotein TamL; the protein is MKSIVTLLYAIVMMVLACACSNTKYLKGNQQLYTGATVKIESTGKVPNKKELKNELSGLLRPEPNSSFLGLKIKLWAYNIAGNPTGKGLRYWLKYKFGEPPVLASLSAFEKNRAILQNRLENRGYFGDTVTFDTSVKSRRAYVTYTAAVRDQYQLGKVTFKLDSSELGKGIARTTRRSRLRPGNPYDLETIKEERTRIDNRLKQKGFYYFNEDYLLAKADSTVGDSKVDIAMQVKPEMPTKAGLPYRINDIYVYTDYDARDTAFRPRGTTHIGGYTIIDPEHKFKPQIFNRTLIFDSGDLYNREAHNLSLNRLTTLGVFKYVKARFREVPNAKQPLLNVYYYLTPTEKKSIRFEASALTKSNNANGGEVSVNWRHRNLLKGAELFVVSTYAGLEQQLSGQGNIATRRIGATVSISVPRLITPFVQFNTNSGFVPKTKAELGYEIYNRSNQYTLTSSKATFGYIFKESAQKEHTLNLVSINYVKPTDITPEFQAQLDTNITLARSIERQFIIGTNYNFNLNTQINPNRKRNNFYFNGNIDLSGNLLGAITGANIDKGKERQIFNTPFSQYTKLEADFRHYLSFGKFNQFVSRITAGVGFAYGNSSTLPFIKQFFAGGVNDIRAFRSRSLGPGTYYAGNRAEVGFLPDQPGDVKIEMNAEYRAKLFSIVRGALFIDAGNIWTRQADTARRGSQFSKDFLKEMAVGVGAGLRFDISILILRLDLAFPIRKPWLPENERWVIKNIDLGNSKWRKDNLVFNLAIGYPF
- the atpD gene encoding F0F1 ATP synthase subunit beta → MSNKGKIKQVIGAVVDVQFENGLPDIYNALEITKQSGEKLVLEVQQHLGQDSVRTIAMDGTEGLVRGMAVTDTGKAIAMPTGPEINGRLFNVTGNAIDGLPELSKANSRPIHALPPKFEDLSTATEVLFTGIKVIDLIEPYAKGGKIGLFGGAGVGKTVLIQELINNIAKGHGGLSVFAGVGERTREGNDLLREMIEAGIMKYGDKFIHSMEEGGWDLSSVDMETLKESKATFVFGQMNEPPGARARVALSGLTIAEYFRDGDGTGKGKDILFFVDNIFRFTQAGSEVSALLGRMPSAVGYQPTLATEMGLMQERITSTKSGSITSVQAVYVPADDLTDPAPATTFAHLDATTVLSRKIADLGIYPAVDPLDSTSRILTVAVVGEKHYNTADRVKLILQRYKELQDIIAILGMDELSEEDKQTVSRARKVQRFLSQPFHVAEQFTGLKGVFVSIDDTIRGFNAIMDGEVDEYPEAAFNLVGTLEDAIEKGKKLLAQAQG